One Chlamydiales bacterium genomic window, CAGGACCTTATGGGCGTATTACGAGTAAAGATTTAAAAATGGCACAGCCTATTGGCTTAGTTAATTTTAAAACTCAAGAACTCCCTTCCCTTCCAGCTGGCAGTTATGAGGAAAAAGCTCTCACTCCGATGCGAAAAATCATCGGAGAAAGACTGCAAAAATCTAAAAGCTTTATTCCCCATTTCTATGTCAAACAAATCATCAATGCTGAACCAATCGTGATCCTCCGTAAACAGCTTAAAAAGCTCAATCTGAATATGACTTTTAATGATATCATCATCAAGAGTTGTGCCTTAGCACTTTCCAAACACATGGAAATCAATACTGGCTTTAATACAGTGAATGCAACATTGATTCAATTTAAAACAATTGATATTTCCGTAGCAGTGGCTGTTAAAGAAGGCTTAATCACTCCTATTATTCGTCATGCGAATTATAAAAATCTCCAAGAGATTTCAGTCGAAATGCAAATGCTCGCAGAAAAAGCTCAGAAAAACCAGTTAAAAGAAGAAGAGTACAAAGGAGGATCTTTTACGTTATCTAATCTTGGGATGTGCGGGATTACGGAGTTCACAGCGATCCTTAATCCACCTCAAGGAGCAATTTTAGCTGTAGGAGCGATAGAAGATAGAGCTGTAGTAAAAGATGGATCTGTTGTAGCTGGGAAAACACTATCCCTCACTCTTTCTGTCGACCATCGAGTCATTGATGGTCAACCTGCTGCAGATTTTATGAAAACACTGCAATTCCTATTAGAAAATCCCATTGCAATACTTATATAGATACGTGTCACTTCGATAGAGAATAGATATGTATCACTTTCGCGTCATAACCTGATTTCTCATTTACCATCTTACTCAAACTTTTTCCTTCTACAATTTTGTTGTTTTTTATTCTAATTGAACCTTGAGGCTGATAACACCCAGGAACAAAAAAGTTCCATTCTAGGTTTGCAAAAGTCCATAAACGTTGAGGCCCTCCCACTGACCAATACCCCTCTGCTCTTGAAGCCCCTTGATTCCAATCTCTTTCAATTTTACTAAGTAATATTGCTCCTTGCCTAGGATGAACTAATGAGTAGATTGCAGCGACCATATAAGCCAAACCATAAGAAGGAGATAAGATAATCTGTTTGAATGAGCGTAAAGGTTGTTCAACAAGATCTCGCATTTTATAACGAGAGGGTTTACCCAGTGTTGGTCGATTTAAACAAGCTTCAATAGCCAAGTGAGTCGCGACCCAAAATGGAATAATTGCCATCCGAATCACATGATAGGCAATAGAACAGGCGATATAGATTGGAGCCGTAAGAATGACGATGGTATTGATCTGATAATATTGATCCCATGGCTTTGCTTGGTAAAAATAGACTATTCCAGATTGATTCTTATTTAAAGTAGAGAGATCAACAAGCCTTGTCTTATTTTTTCTTTTATCTCCATCCTCTACTTTACTTTCTTTACCTCCTTCAATGGAGAAATAGAGTAGCTTTTCGGAGGTTAAATGCTTGAAAATTTTTTTATGCACCAAAGGATCTACCTTATTGCATGCTCGGTGAACGATCCAAGCTGCTCCACCAATGGATAAGGTAGATATTCCTAAACCGATCGCTAAACTTCCTGGTTTAATATGACCCCAAGAGATCGAAAAACCTGATTGATGCAATGAGTTGACTATAAGTGCACAAACTCCAATAATCACAAGAGAAGCGGCGGCAGCTCCTATAATCCGTTTAGTTATTGAAAACTCAAATCCCTTAAAGTCTATTATTGGTACTGATTCGACATATGAGGCATTTTCTTTAAAAAAATCGTTGATTGAATTTGTCATAGTTAAAAAAATTTTAAACTCATCTATATTAAATAGCAATTAAAAAATAAATATTTGACAATGCTTTCTTATTCAAGATAGTCTTTATTATAAAAAGGAACAAACCTCTTGACTAAACTCGCCACTGTTAAACTTGAGCATCTTAAAGGAGACACTGAATCGCTTAAAGATCTCATTGTAGATCATCTTCGATATACTCTTGCAAAAGATAAATATACTGCGACGAAAAGAGATCTATTTCAAGCAGTCGCTTATACAGTTAGGGATCATATGGTAGGCCAGTGGATAAAAACACAACAACACTATTATGATACTGATGTCAAAAGAGTCTATTATCTTTCAATGGAGTTTTTGATTGGAAGAACTCTGGAAAATAGTTTAATCAATTTAGGGATTCTTGAAAATTGTCGTCAAGCAATTGCTGATCTTGGTTTTCATCTCGATCTGATTATCGAAATGGAGAGAGATGCCGGATTAGGCAATGGTGGACTTGGTCGATTAGCTGCCTGTTTTCTTGATTCGATGGCGACTCTCGGTATTCCAGGTTATGGTTATGGAATTCGATATGATTATGGGATCTTTAACCAACAAATCTCTGAAGGAGATCAACAAGAGATTCCTGATAATTGGCTGCGTTATGGAAATCCTTGGGAAATCTGTAGAAGTGAATACCTGTATCCCATCCAGTTTTACGGAAGAGTTATCAATGATAAAGATGGTAAAGGAAAACACCGATTTCAATGGATCGATACTCAAGAAGTGATGGCAATGGCCTATGACATCCCTATTTGTGGCTATCTTAATAAGACAGTCAATACCTTGCGTCTTTGGCAAGCTAAATCATCACGTGGATTTAATCTAAGTTATTTTAATCATGGGGATTATATCCGAGCTATTGAAGATATGGCCATGACAGAAAATATCTCAAAAGTACTTTATCCTAATGACAATCTCTTTGAAGGGAAAGAATTAAGATTGAAACAAGAATATTTTCTTGTTTCAGCGACTATTCAAGATATTATCCGAAGGCACAATAAGGGACACCTCTACTTAGATAATCTTGATGAAAAAGTTGCGATTCAACTCAATGATACCCATCCTTCTCTTGTGATTCCAGAAATGATGCGGATTCTTATCGATCGTGAAGAATTAGAATGGGATAAAGCATGGAGTCTTACAAAAAAAATTTTTGCTTATACTAACCACACTCTCTTACCAGAAGCAATTGAAAGATGGCCTATCTCTCTTTTTGAGAGAGTTCTGCCTCGTCACTTACAGATTATCTATGAGATAAATCATAGATGGCTGAAACAAGTAGAACTGCATTCCTCAAACAACCTTGAGATGCAGCAGAAACTCTCTATTATTGAAGAGGGAAATCACAAACAAATTAATATGGCGCATCTTGCCATCATTGGCTCTCATAAAGTCAATGGTGTCTCTGCACTCCACTCTAATTTGCTAAAAAATCATGTATTTAAACAATTTTCGGAAATAGAACCAAATAAATTTACTAATAAAACGAATGGGATTACCCCTAGACGCTGGCTCAAAACATGTAATCCATCTCTAGCAGAACTTATTTCCTCTTGTATTGGTCATCAATGGATAGTTGAACTCTCAGAACTTGAAAAACTCATTCTATATCAGAATGATCATGGTTTTCATCACGATTGGGATAAAATCAAACAGAACAATAAAAAAGCTTTCTCTAATTTTATTTTTACTCAAAAAAATATCCTTGTAAACCCTGAATCGATGTTTGATTGTCAAATTAAACGCATTCATGAATATAAGAGACAATTGCTTAACGTTCTAAGACTCATTCATGACTACTGTTTCATCAAAGATCATCCTAATGCTGATTGGATCCCTCGCACTATCTTTTTTAGTGGAAAAGCTGCACCGAGTTATTTTATAGCAAAATTGATCATTAAACTGATCACCTCAGTAAGTAGAGTGATCAATGATGATCAATCTATCTCCAATAAACTAAAAATTGTCTTTCTTGAAAACTATTGTGTGACACTAGCTGAAAAAATGATTCCTGCTGCCGATCTATCTGAACAAATTTCTATGGCAGGGACAGAAGCCTCTGGAACAGGTAATATGAAATTTGCACTTAATGGAGCACTCACAATTGGGACTTTTGATGGAGCCAATATCGAGATCTTAGAAGAGGTGGGTTCTGAAAATATTTTTATTTTTGGAATGAAAGCTGAAGAGATTATGCAATTAAAAGAAACAGGTTATAGGCCTATCGATACCTACCACCAAAATGCTGATTTAAAACGGGTAATTGATATGATTCGGGATGGATTTTTCAATTCAGAAAACAAAAATCTCTTTGAACCTATTATTCACACTCTTCTTGAAGGTGGTGATCACTATTGTCTTCTAGCAGACTTTGCTTCCTATATTCATTGTCAAAATGAGGTCAGTAAAGTCTATGCAAACCAAAATGTATGGATAAAAAAATCCATTCATAATGTTGCAAAAATGGGGAAATTTTCGAGTGATCGTACAATTAAAGAATATGCTCAGGAGATTTGGGGATTAAGGCTAAATTAAAATGTGTCTTTAATTTCGAAATAACTTTTGACGTAGGTGTTCTTTTTGAATCTGGAGCGTTCGTAACTCGCGCATAATCTCCTTATGATTTTCATCATTTATCATATCAATAAGGTCCCGCTCGTGAAGAGTAATGATTTCAATTTCATTACGTAGATATTGAGCTTCCATTCGCCATTTAAAAAATTTACGTAGAAAACAGAAAAGGGATTTCATAGGATCATACAACTTAGGAAAAAAATGGAGATAATCAAACCGTTGTGCACGCTCTTTGTTTTCTTGTTCTATTTCCTTTTCAGTGAGATGAAAAGAGAGCCAATTTTCAGATAGAGGAAGAATATGCTGATGAGCTGGAAAAGCATGCCATATATTAAACATGAATTTCACAATCGCAGGAATGAGTAATATGCAATCTATAAAGTAGACTGGATAATAGCGCCATCTTTTTTTCCCTAAAAATACCGTCACATTTCCAATCACCTTTTCTCCTACTCGCCAGAATGCAAAATCATCTAAATTGGCAGAAATGAGAATTTTTCTTTTACGTATTTCATCCATACTTCGATAAAATTCATAATCTCTTCGATTCGGATTGGGAGGATTAAAAGCATGGGCTTGATGGATAAGATCATGTGAATAAAGCCCAATCTGTATAGCTAGTGAACCACCCATGCTATGTCCAACTACAAATGGCAACTCGCCATTATATAAGTCACGCAAATGCTTGTGAATCCTTCTCCATGAATGTGCATATGCCGCTGTTGCAGAACCATGAGTCGCAAAATTTGCCATAATGGATCCAATCATAGAGGGTTGTGAAGGCCAAAGCTCTGTTCCTTGACATAAGTAGATTGGTATGGCTTTCTCTTTCATGGGCACCATACTTATTGTACGTACTCCTTCAGCAATTAGATGTTTATGACAACGATAAGCGACTAGTTGATCTGATTTTTTAAATGAAGGAATTTTCAGGATCTTACCTTCGATTTCGCGATAAGCTGCTCCATGACTAAGGATGGCTAATGTGAGCCATTGACGTCTAAAATCATCTTGAATGTAAGCTAGCCTAGCCAAGTCCTGGTAGATATTTGAGAGCTGCTCCTTATCTTTTTTCAGACGATGAGTAATAAAGAGTTTGGGTAAGAGACCAGGAGGTGTAGCATTTTCATCAAAATAAAGCGCACTTTCTTCATTCCATTCAATACAAATTGGATGTAAATCAATCTTTTTAATATCAATTGAATCATTTATACGCTCCCAAATACGAAAAAAAAGCTCTGTACAAAGAGGTTGACCAAGAGCATACATGCGTAAAAATCCATCTTGATCAATAATTCTTGGTAATGATGCAGATTTAGTGGGTGGGTTTTCTTGAATCCAAATGAAACGAATCAATCGATTTGCTTCTTCCCAGGATTCTGCCTTGCATGCTTCCACACAAGCCATGTAAACATGGGCTAAAGTTTCGCGATTTTTTGGTTTTTTAAGAGGTTTGGTATGTACTAAAGAAAAAGCATTCTCTTTCCAGAGAATCCACCCTTTTCTTATCTTTTTTTCATAAAAATCATGCAGTTTCATGAAAAACTAACAATTGCCATTAACGATCTAGTGCCTTTCTTTCATCTTTTATAAGAAGCATGATTTGAAAATAAATAATAAAAAAATCTTTTTTAATTCTTACTCTGATTTTTTTAAATTTATGACTGACTCATTCTTAGATTGCCTATTATCAACAGTTTTAGGACAAAGGTTATTTAGAATTTTCAATCCAGGACTTCAGAAAAAATGATCATTTTCTTCTTCGTATCTTGTTGATTTAGAAGTTGTATCATTGAAGTCATGTTTTGCACCCTCCGTTTTTAACCTAATATTCTGACTCAAAATTTCTCTAGTCATCTTAGATTGATCCTTATCCATCCAAAGCTTGCGTAATAAAGAGATAAAAATAATTCCTAGAATTTCAAAAGATTTCATTATAGATTTTCTGATGTAGCTTGTTGAGATTCTTCTTTTAAATGCGCAATGGATTTTTGCATTTCCATATCCGCCTGAACATTCATCAATCCCGAAAGGAATTTGTGCTTCTGCTTCGATAAATCGAGCACGCATTTCCTCAACTTTTGCTATATTCTCTCGCTCCATAGTAACTGCCATAGCTCTTCTTTCTTCCGCCTGTGCAACGCCTGTATCTGATTGAGCTCGATCTGCTTTTAAACAAGCTCCAATATTTTCACCAACAGTAATATAAACAATATCTATTGAGAGAATTTTGAAAGCTGTTTGAAAATCTCACACTTTATCAAGTACAAGTTGAGAGATGGTTTAAGGATTGCTAAGAACATCTAAATGAGTGCTAGCTTGTTCAATTGAATTCACAATCCCTTCACCGACTCATCCAATGATTGTTTCTTCAGTAACACCTCATGCTCTTTTTTAATAGTATATAACCTGATTTATGAGATAAGAGCTCCATCGTATCTTCTTTTGGAATCAACTTTTGAGAATTAGTCAATCCATAGGATTCTAAGAAAAATCTTCCTTTATCTTGCTTACTTATTTTGCCAAATTGCGAAAACAACTACCAGGCCTATCCAAATAAAGAGCCCACCTATCAATAAGCACAAAGAGAAGAACGAATGCTCATCAACTGCAAAAAGAATAATGCTAGTAAATAAAAAGACTCCTCCGGCAGTTCCAATCATACCTCCAAGAAGAAAACATTCTAAAAAAACCGTGATCAAACCAGTCAAGAGTAAAAGAAAAAAGATCCAACTCAAGGCACTTCCTCAACAATGACCCTACCTCCTTGGATTGCTATGATACGGACTCGACATCCTTTACCTATGAATTTGCCATTACTCAGGACATCATCACTCACACCTTGGATTTCTATTTTTCCAGCAGTCCGCAAAGGAGATGTAACCACACCGACAGTATCAACCTCGGGCAGTCGATCTGAACAAGCTATGTAGCCTGTTTGTTCTTCTTTTAAGATCAAAGAAGAGAAATTAAAGCGTGGAATAATATATTTTACTAGCAAACCAATGATAATCATACCAATAACTAATGAAACTGATAACCAAAAGATTCTTTCAATCACATATTTACCTACTCCATTTAATGTATGGGTTTGAAAAACAAAAGTCATTTCTTTGATACTAGGAAGTAAGAAAAATTCAATCATCATTAACAACACCCCAGCTGAAAAAATAATGACATCCAACCAATTAGCTACTTCTAGAGAAAAACTGGAGACAATCATCAATGCTAAACAAGTGAAGGCAACTAATCCGGGAAGACCAACACCTGGAGTACTGATTTCTATATAAAAACCTAAAAAGACGCTTAAGAATAAAATTGAAGTCACAATTGGTGAACTCAATAAAATAAAAAACTGAGTTTTCCAAACTATCGAATATGTTTTTACAATTGCATGAAGAATTTTATTAAAAAATGCATCAGTAAAGAGAAGTTCTTGACTCATTGGCCACTCTCCTTCTCTTATGATTTGGAGAAGTCTATTAGGTAGGAAAGCAAGATCATCTACACCTAATTCACTCGTTTCCTCGGAAATTAAAGTAAGAAGTTTGCCTTTTTTCGTGATCACTCGTTCCATGGGTTTCGATTTCCTTCTCATGACTCACTTCCATGATCATACCACCACGGATAACCAAAATCAAATCATCATCCACTATTGCTTTAGCAATCAAAGAATTTCGATCAAAAAAAAATGCGCAATTTGCCAAATCTGTTCGAATAGCAGAATTAATTTTTTCTGATGCTACCTCTCCTGTCTTTAAAACAGGAGCTGCTGCTCCCATACATAACGGACACGAATAAGCCAGCACCTGCAAAGAGTGCCCAATGATTGTCGGCGTATCTGTTTCCTTCAAAAGATTAGGAATTTCTTGTACAGGAAACATCTCACCACCCGGGGTATCTAGTTCTAAAATAATAAAAATAGGTTTAAGACGATCACATAGTCATTGATGGCTTGTTTTATACAAAAATAGGTAGCTGAATTGATTGAGTATGATCTCCGATATAAATATGGCTAATATAATTTATTCCTTCTTCTTTGTATTGGATATCGTTCTCTAAACTCTGATACACTACTGCCTCAGAAGCAAATAAACGATTCACGAATAATATGGATAAGAAAAACTGCCTCATCTATATCATTTAAGAAAAGCCAAAATACAATCCCGCGCTCTTTCTAAATTTTCCTTATTGTGAACAGAGGAGATAAAATTTGCTTCAAATTGAGAAGGCGAAATGTAAATGCCTTGTTCAAAAAGAGTGTCAAAATAACGACTAAAAGCTTGAGAATCGCATTTTTTGACATCTTCGATATCCTGTACAGATTTTTGTCCTAAAAAGAGAGTAAAAAGAGAACCTACCTGATAGAGACAGCCGTTCATTGTTTTCATTGCTTCACAAATTGGATCTGTCAGCAAAGAAGTCATATTGGCAATTCTATCATAAAATCCAGGAGTTGCACAAATTTCAAGTGTCCGCAACCCAGCCTCCATAGCGACTGGATTCCCCGAAAGAGTTCCTGCTTGATAGACTGGGCCAACAGGAGCAAGATAATCCATAATCTCACTTCTGCCTCCAAAAGCTGCTGCAGGAAATCCTCCTCCAATAATTTTCCCAAAACAAGTTAAATCAGGCTTAATTTGATAAAGCTCTTGTGCTCCACCCAAAGCAACACGAAATCCTGTAATCACCTCATCAAAAATTAATACTGCCCCTACATCGTGCGTTTTCTCTCTTAAGAATTCTAAATATCCATCCTTTGGTGGAACAACTCCCATATTTGCTGCAATGGGTTCAATGATCACAGCTGCAATCTGTTCACCATATTTAGAAAAAGTTTCTTCAAGTACTTTAACATTATTGTAGGGTAGAGAAAGAGTATGTTTAACAACATCTGAAGGAATTCCTCTGACAGACGATGAGATAGTCGCTGCACTTGATCCAGCTTCAACAAGAAAAGGGTCAGCATGTCCATGATAATGGCCAGAAAATTTAATCAATAAATCTCTTTTAGTAAATCCACGAGCTAGCCTGACTGCACTCATTGTCGCTTCAGTTCCTGACGAGACAAAACGCACTTTTTCTACAGAAGGGACACATTGATTGACCATCTGAGCTAGTTTAGTTTCAACAGCTGTACTGATTCCA contains:
- a CDS encoding dihydrolipoamide acetyltransferase family protein, producing MPFTVIMPKLSPTMEEGIIAKWHKKEGDFVKADELLLEITTDKATIEYHALDEGWLRKILLLNGSIGLVNQPIAIFTEIKDESIEGFSPNPSPDLNEKKEEKKEQTILSSPITSHAIQQPIFIPEPPLKKVLKPITKKNSVSPLARRLAEEHHLDLTTVKGSGPYGRITSKDLKMAQPIGLVNFKTQELPSLPAGSYEEKALTPMRKIIGERLQKSKSFIPHFYVKQIINAEPIVILRKQLKKLNLNMTFNDIIIKSCALALSKHMEINTGFNTVNATLIQFKTIDISVAVAVKEGLITPIIRHANYKNLQEISVEMQMLAEKAQKNQLKEEEYKGGSFTLSNLGMCGITEFTAILNPPQGAILAVGAIEDRAVVKDGSVVAGKTLSLTLSVDHRVIDGQPAADFMKTLQFLLENPIAILI
- a CDS encoding glycogen/starch/alpha-glucan phosphorylase, with the protein product MTKLATVKLEHLKGDTESLKDLIVDHLRYTLAKDKYTATKRDLFQAVAYTVRDHMVGQWIKTQQHYYDTDVKRVYYLSMEFLIGRTLENSLINLGILENCRQAIADLGFHLDLIIEMERDAGLGNGGLGRLAACFLDSMATLGIPGYGYGIRYDYGIFNQQISEGDQQEIPDNWLRYGNPWEICRSEYLYPIQFYGRVINDKDGKGKHRFQWIDTQEVMAMAYDIPICGYLNKTVNTLRLWQAKSSRGFNLSYFNHGDYIRAIEDMAMTENISKVLYPNDNLFEGKELRLKQEYFLVSATIQDIIRRHNKGHLYLDNLDEKVAIQLNDTHPSLVIPEMMRILIDREELEWDKAWSLTKKIFAYTNHTLLPEAIERWPISLFERVLPRHLQIIYEINHRWLKQVELHSSNNLEMQQKLSIIEEGNHKQINMAHLAIIGSHKVNGVSALHSNLLKNHVFKQFSEIEPNKFTNKTNGITPRRWLKTCNPSLAELISSCIGHQWIVELSELEKLILYQNDHGFHHDWDKIKQNNKKAFSNFIFTQKNILVNPESMFDCQIKRIHEYKRQLLNVLRLIHDYCFIKDHPNADWIPRTIFFSGKAAPSYFIAKLIIKLITSVSRVINDDQSISNKLKIVFLENYCVTLAEKMIPAADLSEQISMAGTEASGTGNMKFALNGALTIGTFDGANIEILEEVGSENIFIFGMKAEEIMQLKETGYRPIDTYHQNADLKRVIDMIRDGFFNSENKNLFEPIIHTLLEGGDHYCLLADFASYIHCQNEVSKVYANQNVWIKKSIHNVAKMGKFSSDRTIKEYAQEIWGLRLN
- the hemL gene encoding glutamate-1-semialdehyde 2,1-aminomutase codes for the protein MIKQRLKSEQIYRDACRVTPFGVNSPVRAFIGLNQKPMIIDSGNGDRITDVDGNTYIDFCCSWGALIHGHAHPFVTKGVQQQVERGSSFGISTAVETKLAQMVNQCVPSVEKVRFVSSGTEATMSAVRLARGFTKRDLLIKFSGHYHGHADPFLVEAGSSAATISSSVRGIPSDVVKHTLSLPYNNVKVLEETFSKYGEQIAAVIIEPIAANMGVVPPKDGYLEFLREKTHDVGAVLIFDEVITGFRVALGGAQELYQIKPDLTCFGKIIGGGFPAAAFGGRSEIMDYLAPVGPVYQAGTLSGNPVAMEAGLRTLEICATPGFYDRIANMTSLLTDPICEAMKTMNGCLYQVGSLFTLFLGQKSVQDIEDVKKCDSQAFSRYFDTLFEQGIYISPSQFEANFISSVHNKENLERARDCILAFLK
- a CDS encoding NfeD family protein produces the protein MRRKSKPMERVITKKGKLLTLISEETSELGVDDLAFLPNRLLQIIREGEWPMSQELLFTDAFFNKILHAIVKTYSIVWKTQFFILLSSPIVTSILFLSVFLGFYIEISTPGVGLPGLVAFTCLALMIVSSFSLEVANWLDVIIFSAGVLLMMIEFFLLPSIKEMTFVFQTHTLNGVGKYVIERIFWLSVSLVIGMIIIGLLVKYIIPRFNFSSLILKEEQTGYIACSDRLPEVDTVGVVTSPLRTAGKIEIQGVSDDVLSNGKFIGKGCRVRIIAIQGGRVIVEEVP